The genomic interval CGTAGCGAAGTGCAAAAATCCGTGACAAGCAAATAAGTCAGGTTGAAGCAGTTGTTAGGTTTTTCTTCTTTATCAACTATCTTCATTAATAAAAGTTTCTATTTCTTCAATTGTTGGACAATACTCTTTTTCAGTAGAAACTAGTAATGTAGGTACATCAAATTCAGGAAGATCATATTTTTCACCTGGCTCAAAATAACCAGTTTCTCTATAAACAGAAACTCTTTTATCACCATGATAATATTCACGTTTTGGATTTGCCAAACCTCTTTCCAAATGGCGTAATGCACTTTTGGTTGCATCAATATCGCATATTATAATAATTACATTTGCAACTTTCATAAAATCGGGTAGAAAATAATCCCAAATTTTATGATCAAAAGCAGCTTCAATAATCAAAGATATTTTTGATTCAAGCAAGTGAATTACTGTATCCTTAAAAATATCATTTACTATTCTATTAGTATCTTTTGGTAAAAGATCATGTTTAATACCAAAAGTATTCACATATCCTTCTTTGAGCTCATCACGACTAACTTTAGGAATATACAAGTGTTTTGATAGTTTATCAGTTAACGTAGTTTTTCCAGAACCTGGTCGTCCTGTAATTACTATACATTTCGGTTTAATCATTATAACAGGATCCTTTTATCATATTTTTTTAACCGTAATTCACTAGCTATAACAACGGTATTTAACTCATTTTAATTAGTTTGTTTAGAACAGAAAAGTCTAGTTCTGTGTTGTAGATGAAACGCAATTAATTGCTTAACAAATGGCGTCCAATAAAGAGTTAATTAAAAGATTTACTTTATACATAATTCAACAGACTTAAAGAATTAACAAAAACAAGCACAATGGTTTAAATCAATATTTAGCACATTCGTTGCGCCGCGAAAGCGGCGTCAACCTAACATTTGCTTAACCTGTATTTTCGTGCCCGTAGGGCTTGGCGCATTTTGTGCGTCAGGAGCGAAGCGACAGCACAAAATGTGACAAAGAAAATATCAGGTTGAAGCAGTTGTTAGGTTTCTCTTCCTCTCTTCTTTTTCCTTTTTTATTCTTTCCTCTTCTTTTCTACCAATTTCCCAGAAATACATATCAACTAATTTCATTGGTGGATAATCTATTCCTGAATGTTTTTTAATATATTTATAAGAACGATCAAACTCTATTTTGTTTACTCTGTAATAATCA from Teretinema zuelzerae carries:
- a CDS encoding AAA family ATPase, whose protein sequence is MIKPKCIVITGRPGSGKTTLTDKLSKHLYIPKVSRDELKEGYVNTFGIKHDLLPKDTNRIVNDIFKDTVIHLLESKISLIIEAAFDHKIWDYFLPDFMKVANVIIIICDIDATKSALRHLERGLANPKREYYHGDKRVSVYRETGYFEPGEKYDLPEFDVPTLLVSTEKEYCPTIEEIETFINEDS